From Xenopus laevis strain J_2021 chromosome 7L, Xenopus_laevis_v10.1, whole genome shotgun sequence, one genomic window encodes:
- the myadm.L gene encoding myeloid-associated differentiation marker homolog, giving the protein MPVQHRTTVVGNTSTLKSPVGILRILEVIFACVTFSLVVHTGRWTGRIGDLCMFCWCFCFAVSLVILIVEFTGVQNRMPVSWKNFPITFAMYAVLMCLSATVIYPLQYLEDKAYSSEVRNYQIVAIVFSCLTTLAYIIEVSLTRAKPGEVTGYMATTPGLLKVLETFIACIIFVFISDPPLYDRHDALKWCLAVYCICFILSIVVIILCVGECTGWLPCAFNKFLSGYALLAVLMYASAMIIWPIFSFDRKHGGTASRPSNCRSSPGNLYAVCEWDKMVAVAVLTAVNLIAYVMDLVYSARLIFITV; this is encoded by the coding sequence ATGCCGGTCCAACACAGAACGACAGTGGTGGGCAACACCAGTACACTGAAATCACCAGTGGGTATCCTCCGGATTCTGGAAGTCATCTTCGCCTGCGTCACCTTCAGCTTGGTGGTGCACACCGGAAGATGGACCGGCCGCATTGGAGACCTGTGTATGTTCTGCTGGTGTTTCTGCTTTGCAGTGAGTCTGGTCATCCTGATTGTGGAGTTCACTGGGGTGCAGAACCGGATGCCCGTGTCCTGGAAAAACTTCCCCATCACCTTTGCCATGTATGCCGTCCTCATGTGCCTCTCTGCCACAGTGATCTACCCTCTACAGTATCTAGAAGACAAGGCCTATAGCAGCGAGGTGCGCAATTACCAGATAGTGGCCATCGTGTTTTCCTGCCTCACCACCTTGGCTTACATTATTGAGGTGTCTTTAACCAGAGCCAAGCCTGGAGAAGTTACTGGCTACATGGCGACCACTCCGGGACTCCTGAAGGTTTTGGAGACCTTCATCGCTTGCATCATCTTCGTCTTTATTTCTGATCCACCTCTATACGATCGGCACGATGCCCTTAAGTGGTGTTTAGCGGTCTATTGCATCTGCTTTATCTTGTCTATTGTGGTCATCATCCTTTGTGTTGGCGAGTGCACAGGCTGGTTGCCTTGCGCCTTCAATAAGTTCCTCAGTGGTTACGCCCTCTTGGCAGTCCTGATGTACGCCTCCGCCATGATCATCTGGCCCATCTTCTCGTTTGACAGGAAACACGGTGGAACCGCAAGCCGACCTTCGAACTGCCGGTCGAGCCCTGGAAACCTATACGCGGTGTGCGAGTGGGATAAGATGGTGGCTGTTGCTGTTCTGACCGCCGTCAACCTCATTGCATATGTTATGGACCTGGTTTATTCTGCCAGGCTTATATTCATCACGGTCTAA